In Myxococcus guangdongensis, the sequence CCGCCACCACCGTCCGGGGTGCCTGCGCCGACGGGGGAGGCGTACTGGCTGCCGAGGGCCGTGTTGCGGATGGTGACGGGGGTGAACCACTTCGCGGCGCTGGGCCCGTACGCGTTGACGATGGACACCAACAGGTACCAGACGGACGTCGTCGTCGAGGAGAGGGCCGTGACGGAGCCGGCGAACATGTACTGGAGGGACGCCCGCGCCTGGTTGTTGGCCGAGGACTCAGCAGCGTCCTGGTACACCCTGTCGGTGAGCGCGACGTGCAGCACCTGCTGGCGGTAGGCACTCCCGGCCGTCGGCCGCACCCACAACTCCACGCGTGCGTACCGCAGGCCGTCCAGGTTGTCGTCGAGGGACTGGGGCTGGAGGAAGAGCTGCCAGGTGGCCCAGGACAGCGTGGACGTGGTGATGTTGTCCGCGCACTCCACCCGCAGCCTGTCGATGTTGGGCGCGCCTCCGCGCACCGCCCCCTGGTTGTTGCCTCGGTAGAAGCAGCGGTTGCCGGGCCCCGGGCCGTCCAGGGTGACGAGCCCCTTGTAGAAGAGCGCCTCGAGCGGGTAGCGGCCCACCTGGAGATTCTGGCTCGCCACCTTCAGTGCCACGCCGACGTTGTCCAGCTTCGCGCCCGCCACGGGGATGCCGCTGCCGTCCTCCGCGTAGTTGGACGTCTGCAACGTGTTGGCCGACAGCAAGTCGAACGTCACCGAGCGCCGCAGGCTGAGGGCGTCCAGGTACACGGCCTTGCCCACGTCCGCGGCGACGACGGCGAGTTCCCAGACGAAGAGGACGCCGGTGCACCCAGCCGGGCACGCCCCCTTCACCTTGAAGCGCTGATAGCTGGTGGAGACGCCGTTGAGAGGCGTGGACGTGTTGGCGCCCGCGTAGTTGCCCGAGGCGTCCGTCCAGAAGAGGTAGAGTCCGCCGCCGTAGTTGCCGGAGAGGGGCGCGGACACCTTCACCCATGCGTCGGCGGAGAACTCGTCCCCGGCCGAGCACGGAATCCGCTTCGTCCACACCGCGGTGCGGTACCCGGGCGCGTTGAGGGGCACGCGCCGGCACCAGCGCCCCTCGCGCGCGTTGGCCAAGTCCTCCACCAGGAAGTCCCCCTCGGGCGACAGGCCCAGCGCCGCGGTGCCCGCCTCCGAGTAGCCGTTGGGCACCAGGTTGTCCGAGGGCGGCAGCAGCAGGTGCTGCGTGGCGATGGCGGCCGGCGCCACCTTCGGCGCCGTCACCGCCTCGGGGGCCAACAGCTTGCTGACGACGCTGCCGTCCGGAACGTTGGACAGCGTCTCCGTCGCCACGGTGACGGTGTCCGGGTCCGCGACGACGGCGCCACCCAGCACGCGCCAGCTCCCCTCGGCGCCGCTGGTGTAGCGCGTCTGCACCGCGGCCTGCACCGACACGGACGTCTTCGGCCGCAGCGTCACCACCACCCGGCGCTCCGTGGGCCCCACCCGCGCGGGCTCCACCAGGTACGAGTCGGTGTCGTTGGGGTCGTCCCCCGTGTAGACGACGACGGTGTAGCCCGCCAGCAGGTGCAGCGGGCGCTCCTCCGAGTGCCCCCACTCGATGGTGAGGTGCTTCGCCTTGACGATGCGCGGGCGCGGCTGCCCCGTCACGCCCTCGTCGTACACCCCTCCCAGGAATTCACTTTCACGCGAGCGCATGGCGTCCTTGTCAGGGCGGCGGCTCGTCCGACACCGTCATGGTGATGAAGGACGGCACCGTGGGCGTGGACACGACGGAGACGCTGGCCGCGTGGGTGGAGTAGTTGCCGGAGGAGTCCACCGCCTTGAGGCGCACGACGCTGACGCCGACGAAGGGCAGCGCCCACTCGAAGGAGGTGGCGCGCACCTTGGCGATGAGGGACGCCGTCTCCCAGCTGCCGCCGCCGTGGCGCAGCTCATACATGTCCCTGTCCAAGTCAGGGATTTCCACCCACCGGAGGGTGGCCGTGTTGCCGTTGAGAGCGTAGGCGAAGCCCGCCACGTCCGAGGGCGGAGCCGCCTTGCCCAGCACCGTGTACGCCGACTCCGCGAAGGAGGTGACGAAGCCGCCGCCCAGCACCGTGGCCACCTGGACCCGGTAGGGTCCCGGGGGGATGTCCTGAAGCTCCCAGTAGTGCGTCTCGACCCGCTCCTCGGAGCTCCAGTTGCCCTCGGACAGCCGCCAGCGCACCACGTAGGCGGTGGCCCCCGGGTGCTGTGTCCACCGCGCGTTGAGGGACACCTTCAGGCCGCCGTTGGTGGTCTTGTAGAGGCCCTCGCCCAGGGCCAGTCCCTGCGGCGGCGATGAGGAGGGCAGCGCGGAGGTGGGCAGGGTGTGCAGCTGCACACCCTGCTCGACGGCGGCGTACTTCCCAGGGTGGTGCGCCAGGGCCGTCACCTCGTACACGTGCGGCTCCACCTCGGCGACGGACAGCACGCGCCACGGGGTGGGCACCAAGTCATTCGCGGCCAACACCCAGACGGCCTGGGGCACGGGCGCGGCGGAGAACGGCGCCGCCAGCGTCAGCGCGCGGTACGGCGCGGGGGCCAGCGGCGCCACCGGGCGCTCCTCCACCTTGCCGTCCGGCAGCACCACGGAGAGGGAGTACGTGTGCCCCGCCTCGAGGTGGACGTCCGAGTCCAGCTCCACGCGCGAGTCCGAGGCCTCCACCACGCGGCCGCCCCAGCGCCGGCCCGCGCGCGTCGGGTCCGCCACCTTCACCACCGCGCCGGGGTTGCGCAGCGCGCCCTCCAGGCCGGTGCGGAACACCACCGTCTCCGTCTCCAGCCTCTCGGTGTGCAGCAGCCAGCGGCCCACGCGCTGGGCCTGCCCGCGCGAGGTGCAGCCCAGGGCCACCACGTCCGTGGGGTTGTAGCCGTAGTCGCGCAGCCCGTCCTCGTCCGCCACGTACTCCACCGCGGCCTTGTAGTGGTTGGCCGGGTCATTCCACGTTACGAGGGCGACGGTGTGGCGCGCACGGCGCGAGGTGCCCGAGTAGGTGAAGAGGCCGTCCACCACGTTGGCGGGGGTGAAGAGGTACTCCGCGTCGCGCGGCGCGTCCTGGGCCACGTACACCGCGCCGCTGGCCCAGTAGACGAGGCCGCGGAAGACGGAGGCCAGGTTGCTCACCACCTGGTACGCGTCCGCCTGCGTCTGGAGGTAGAGGTTGCACGTGAAGCGCGGCTCCTGCCCACCCTTCCCGTCCGGCACCAGCTCGTCGCAGTACCGGGCCACCGTGTAGAGGCCCCACTTGTCCACCTGGGACTCGTCCAGGTAGCGGCCCAGCCCGTAGCGCTTCGTCGTCAGCAAGTCGTAGAGGCACCAGGCCGGGTTGTCCGTCCACGCCACGTGGAAGGTGCCGTCCCACGTACCCGAGTACGCGCGCGTCTGCGGGTTGTAGTTGCTGGGCACCCGCACCTTCAGGCCGCGAATACGGTAGCTGCGAGCCGGCACGCTGCCGAATTGCTTCGCGGACACCTGGAGGGCCACCAACGCGGTGTTGGGGAAGCTCAGCTTCTCGTCCAGCACGGTGGTGTACGACTTCCAGAGGGTGCGGTTCTGCAGGGCCACTGTGTTCGCGTCGGGCGTCGTGCGGCGCACGCGGATGTCCCACGGCGGGCTGCCGTAGAGCTCAATCCGGTACGCCCTCTCGTAGGGGCTGGTGCATTTCCCGCGGATGACGCCCGCGCCCTGCAGGTCCTGCTCCACCCAACCGCCGCCATTCGACTGCACGTCGACGGCGAGCCTGACGGTGAAGGGCTGCAAGTCACCCGTCTCCGGGTGCTGGTACGTCAGCTGCGGCACCTGCACAGTGACGCGCACCGCGTCCACCTCCGCGTCCCGCACCGTGCGGATAGCGGGGCTGCCCTCCTTCACCTCCACGTTGACGGAGAACTCCGCCTCGGCCGCGCTGAAGCCAGGGATGTACTCCTGCCCCTGCGTCCCCGGCACGTCGTACGCGGTGACGTCGCGGAAGTTGGGGGAGTCGTTGGGGTTCACCACCGGGACGCCGTCCAGGTAGACGCCCTTCAGCCCTCCCTGCAACCCTTCGATTTCTCCCTCGCAGATGACGTCCAGCACGCGCGCGTACGCGGTGGACACCAGCGAGTCCACCGCCTCAGTGGGCGTGCGCTGCGCCCCCGAGCCGCCCTTCCCGCCCGACTCGCCACCCGCTCCGCGGAGCGCGCCCCTCTCAGGGGACATTGGGCACCTCGTGCGGCTCCTCGGGGTCCGCTCGCTTCACGTTGTGGGAGAGGACGCCGAGCGTCTGGTAGGTGTGCGCGCCGGCCACGGTGAGGAGCACCACGGGGCCGCGCCCCGCGTCCTCCACCCTCGCCACCACCCCGGGCTTCTCCCCCACCAGCCGTGCCCCCGGCTCAAGGTGACGCAGCTCCACCCAGGCCGCCTCGGTGCGCACCCGGTGGTTGTACGTGGCCACCAGCTCGCGCCCGTCCTCCAGCACCATGCGCCGGCAGTCCGCCTCCAGCGTCGCGGCCCGGGTGACGGGGTAGTCGCCCCATGCCAGCGTCACCTCGTCCTGGGTGCGCACCCACGCGCCCACGCGCAACTCGCCCGCCGGCACCTCGCGCCCGTCCGAGAGGAGAATGGGCACCCACGGCGCCGGGCACCCGCCGCCCACCGCGCCCTGCCCCCCGGGCCCCGTCTGGCCGCCCGCGGGCCCACCGAAGCCGCCACCCACGCTCCAGTCGGTGATGATGCCGGCGGACACCACGCAGCTGCCCACCACCATCTCCCCGTAGCAGAGGGGCACCGGGTGGCCCTGGGCCAGCGTATTCACCGGGCCGTTGAAGACGTAGGACGGCTGGTGCTCCGGCTTCTCCACCGGGCCCGTCGCGCGGGGCGGGCCGAAGAGGAGCTGCGCGGCGCCGCCCACCATGAGGCTGCTGCCCAGGGCGATGAGTTGCCCGCCCGCCGTGCCGTAGTCGTAGACGGAGAGCACCGCACCGCCAGCGATGAGGACAGCGCCCAGCACCACCTGGAGGACGCCCGCCTGCTTCGCGCCCGCGAGGGCCGGGAGGATGGTGATGCGCTCCCCCTTGGCGACGCCCAGCTCCTGTGCGCCGACGTCCCGCTCGCCTACAAGGACGTGGAAGCCGGGCGCGCTGTTCTCCGCGAGGTAGCGGCCGAAGCCCTCGCACACCGCGCACAGCGCGCGCACCGCCTCCGCGGGCGAGGGCACGCCCAGTTCCAGCATCCACTCACGCCCGAAGCGCGCCCCCAGGGGCCCGCCGAGCACCACCGTCGTCAGCATAGGCTGCGGTGTCGGACGACTCGGCGGGTGATGCGCTCCCAGAAGCCCGAATACGTCTCCCTCCTCGACAGCGAAGCCTGGAGGTGGTGGAGGACGACGTCCGCCCCCAGGTAGACACCCGCGTGGTTGGGCACCGGCGCGCGCAGTTGCATGAGGAGGACGTCGTGCTCGCGCAGTGGAGCACCCGTCACGTCCACGAAGCCCGCGCGCTCGTACCCCTCCAGGTAGAGGTTGCCGCCCTTGAGCCACCAGTCATCGGGCCGCTCGAAGTCTGGGAGCGCGAGCCCCATCACGTCCGCGTAGTAGTCGCGGATGAGGGCAAAGCAGTCGAGGACGCCGTGGCTGAAGGGCCGGCCCACCAGGGGCGCCCGGTAGCCGCTCGGCACCAGCACCTGCCAGTGCCCCACAGGCACGTTGACGATGAGCCAGGGCAGGCCCCAGCGCTCGCACATGACCCGGTCCGCCTCGCTCGGATCAGGGGAAGCGTTGGGGTGGGAGTGGACAACGGCCACCACCTCCCCTTCTGCTTCCGCCTGAGCGAAG encodes:
- a CDS encoding Hint domain-containing protein; amino-acid sequence: MRSRESEFLGGVYDEGVTGQPRPRIVKAKHLTIEWGHSEERPLHLLAGYTVVVYTGDDPNDTDSYLVEPARVGPTERRVVVTLRPKTSVSVQAAVQTRYTSGAEGSWRVLGGAVVADPDTVTVATETLSNVPDGSVVSKLLAPEAVTAPKVAPAAIATQHLLLPPSDNLVPNGYSEAGTAALGLSPEGDFLVEDLANAREGRWCRRVPLNAPGYRTAVWTKRIPCSAGDEFSADAWVKVSAPLSGNYGGGLYLFWTDASGNYAGANTSTPLNGVSTSYQRFKVKGACPAGCTGVLFVWELAVVAADVGKAVYLDALSLRRSVTFDLLSANTLQTSNYAEDGSGIPVAGAKLDNVGVALKVASQNLQVGRYPLEALFYKGLVTLDGPGPGNRCFYRGNNQGAVRGGAPNIDRLRVECADNITTSTLSWATWQLFLQPQSLDDNLDGLRYARVELWVRPTAGSAYRQQVLHVALTDRVYQDAAESSANNQARASLQYMFAGSVTALSSTTTSVWYLLVSIVNAYGPSAAKWFTPVTIRNTALGSQYASPVGAGTPDGGGGGGGSDGGGYCPAPWEPILMDDGSELPAELVQPGMRVLTQHEASLKLDAYQVAAVQRARARRHRLLLEDGRGLVASSLHPLFVEGAGWTALNALRTGDVLLGSRPGRVLGVEEEGEGDVVRLTVHGARTYNVQGLLSHNAKPRE
- a CDS encoding C40 family peptidase, with amino-acid sequence MLSFVIPQLLVDVALWHAQAEMPRESCGLIVRTTGKLVYRPCRNLAEGQAHFHLAPEDFAQAEAEGEVVAVVHSHPNASPDPSEADRVMCERWGLPWLIVNVPVGHWQVLVPSGYRAPLVGRPFSHGVLDCFALIRDYYADVMGLALPDFERPDDWWLKGGNLYLEGYERAGFVDVTGAPLREHDVLLMQLRAPVPNHAGVYLGADVVLHHLQASLSRRETYSGFWERITRRVVRHRSLC
- a CDS encoding host specificity protein J, with translation MSPERGALRGAGGESGGKGGSGAQRTPTEAVDSLVSTAYARVLDVICEGEIEGLQGGLKGVYLDGVPVVNPNDSPNFRDVTAYDVPGTQGQEYIPGFSAAEAEFSVNVEVKEGSPAIRTVRDAEVDAVRVTVQVPQLTYQHPETGDLQPFTVRLAVDVQSNGGGWVEQDLQGAGVIRGKCTSPYERAYRIELYGSPPWDIRVRRTTPDANTVALQNRTLWKSYTTVLDEKLSFPNTALVALQVSAKQFGSVPARSYRIRGLKVRVPSNYNPQTRAYSGTWDGTFHVAWTDNPAWCLYDLLTTKRYGLGRYLDESQVDKWGLYTVARYCDELVPDGKGGQEPRFTCNLYLQTQADAYQVVSNLASVFRGLVYWASGAVYVAQDAPRDAEYLFTPANVVDGLFTYSGTSRRARHTVALVTWNDPANHYKAAVEYVADEDGLRDYGYNPTDVVALGCTSRGQAQRVGRWLLHTERLETETVVFRTGLEGALRNPGAVVKVADPTRAGRRWGGRVVEASDSRVELDSDVHLEAGHTYSLSVVLPDGKVEERPVAPLAPAPYRALTLAAPFSAAPVPQAVWVLAANDLVPTPWRVLSVAEVEPHVYEVTALAHHPGKYAAVEQGVQLHTLPTSALPSSSPPQGLALGEGLYKTTNGGLKVSLNARWTQHPGATAYVVRWRLSEGNWSSEERVETHYWELQDIPPGPYRVQVATVLGGGFVTSFAESAYTVLGKAAPPSDVAGFAYALNGNTATLRWVEIPDLDRDMYELRHGGGSWETASLIAKVRATSFEWALPFVGVSVVRLKAVDSSGNYSTHAASVSVVSTPTVPSFITMTVSDEPPP